The nucleotide sequence CTCAGCCAGAACACGAGCGACGTGGCGAGCCAGCCGGCCCACGACGCGTTGATGGACCGATACGGATCCGAGGAGGACGAAGTCGATCTCGTCGACGCCCTCGCCGACGCCGAACAGGCCGAACTCGCAGAGACGATCTCCGGGGCCGGCCTCCACAACCAGAAGTCCGCCCGGATCATCGAGATCGCCGAGCGCGTCCGCGAGGAGTACGGCGGCGAGGACGACTTCGACGCGTTCGTCCGCGAGGAGCCCGCCGAGGCAGTTCGGGAAACGCTGCTCGCGATGAACGGCGTCGGCCCCAAGACCGCCGACTGTGTCCTCCTCTTTGCTGGTGGACGCGACGGCGTCTTTCCGGTCGACACGCACGTCTACCGGATCTACCGCCGCCTCGGTATCGCCCCGCCGGACGCCGACCACGAGGCAGTCCGCGAGGTGCTCGAAGAGAAAGTGCCCAAGGGGAAATGTGGCTTCGGTCACACCGCGAGCATCCAGTTCGGCCGGGAGTACTGCAGCGCGCGCAAGCCGGCGTGTCTCGACGGTCCCGAGGCATGCCCGCTGTACGATCTCTGTGATCGCGTCGGTGTCGAGCCAGCGAGCGGCGATGTCGTCGATCCGGCCGAGACAGTCGGAAGCTGAGAGATCGAGTGACCCTTGGCCGACACGGGAGGTATCGAAAGGGGCCGGTCGCTCGCGGTCGGCCAATGTATCGAACGAAGAGTCAGGCGAATTGCGGTCCCCTCCGACGCAAACCCCGGATTACGCTTCGATCGCGGCGTCGATCCGCTCGAACTGTTCGTCGGTGAGCTCGACCTCGATCGCGCCGAGGTTCTCCTCGAGCTGGTCGGTCGTCCGCGCGCCGATGATCGGGACGACGGTGAGGTCCTCGTGAGCCAGCAACCAGGCCAGCGAGACCTGGGCGGGGGAGGCGTCGATTTCCTCGGCGACCGCACGGATTTCGTCGAGGACGTCCCAGGCCTCCTCTCGGAGGTACCAGTCCGCGAAGTGCTCGTCGATGTCGCCACGCGAGCCGTCGGGAGCCTCGACCTCGCTCTCGCCGACGCGTTCGTACTTGCCGGTGAGGAAGCCGCCGTGAAGCGGCGAATACGGACAGACAGCGATGTTCTGGTCCGCACAGACATCCAGATATTCGGCGACGGGGTCGCGGTGGACCGCCGAGTACTGTGGCTGGGTGACGGTGAAGGCCTCGTAGTTGTTGACGTCGGCCTTCCAGAGTCCCTTGGTGAGCTTCCAGGCGTCGGCCGTCGAGAGGCCGACGTAGTGGACCTTGCCCTCGCTGATCAGGTCGTCGATGGTCCGCAGGGTCTTCTCGATCGGCGTCTCGTCGTCGAAGCGGTGAAGATAGAGGATGTCGAGGTAGTCCGTATCGAGTTTCTCAAGGGAGCCTTCGACCTCCGCGCGGACGTTCTTCGCCGAGAGGTTCTCCTGGAAGCGCGAGACATCCGACCAGAAGCACTTCGAGGCGACGACGTAGTCCTCGCGATCGCGGTCGGCAAGCCACTCGCCGATCCAGCGTTCGCTGTCGCCCCCGCCGTAGCCGTTGGCCGTGTCGATGAAGTTCCCGCCCGCCTCGGCGTAGGCGTCGAGCAGTTCGTGTGCGTCCTCGCGGTCCGTCTCGACGACGCCCGTCTCCTCGTGTTCCAGCCCGAAGCGCCACGTCCCGAGCGCGATCGGCGATACTTCGAGTCCAGTCTCTCCAAGTCTGACGTATTCCATATACAAGGGATCGAGCCGCGTACGCATAAGTTCGATGTGATAATTCGTACCAACTGCCGGCTTTGCGGACAGTGGTGGCCTGCCGGGTGTGCCAGGCGGCATGGTCCAATCGAAGGAGTGTGCGCGTTACTCGGACGACCGAGCCACCAGGACCAGCATCGACGCCGTGATCAGGACGAACGCCAAAAGCGAGAGGTTGGGGATCGTCAGTCCAGCCACTCGGAACAACACGGACCCACAGCCACCGATGGTACACTGGTTCCCGGTCGAGGAGGTCAATTGCAAAAGCGAATGGTACGCGGCTATGCCGCCGCCGAACACCGACAGCGGGAGGACGGTTCGAAAGATCGTCTCCCGGTTCTCGACGAAGGCCACGCCGAGAACAACCACCAGCGGGTACATCAGGATACGCTGATACCAGCACAGCGTACACGGGATCAATCCGAGACCCAGACTGAGATAGAGGCTCCCGACGGTCGCGACGACCGCGACGAGCGTGGCGAACCCGAGCAGGGTACGGGAGCGACCAGCGAGGTGACGCGTCACGGCCACAGTGAGACGGCAGTGCGGAATAAGCCTTGATGTCGGCGACGCCAACCCGCCGCAGGATCACTTCGTGACAGGAGTCACGCGGTAGCGCTCGCCCGGCGTCGTCTCGAAAGTGACGGTGCCATCGTCGCGTTCTGCATCGACCGGCGTGCCGTCAGCCGTCGTGACGCGAACCGACGGGGTCGCCCGCACCCGACAGCGCTCGCCGGAGCCCGACCTGATTGTCGCCCGATCCAGTCGCCCAGCCGACCACGTGAGATCCACCTCGAAATCACCGCGAGCCCGGAGCCCCGAGACCGACCCCTCGGCCCAGGCGTCGGGCAGTGCGGGCAGGAGGCGGATCTCGCCGGCGTGGCTCCCCAGTAGCATCTCGGTGATACCCGCCGTCGCGCCGAAGTTCCCGTCGATCTGGAACGGCGGATGGAGATCGAAGAGGTTCGGGGCCGTCGAGTCGGTGAGTAGTGTTCTGACCCACTCGTGGGCCCGCTGGCCGTTCTCCAGGCGAGCGAACTGGTTGACCAGCCAGGCGGCGCTCCAGCCGGTGTGGCCGCCACCGTGTTCGAGGCGGCGGTCGAGCGTGGTTTCGACTGCGTCCGCGAGTGCGGGGGTCTCTCGGGGCGTGATCTGGTCGCTCGGGTGTGCGCCATAGAGGTGCGAAATGTGGCGATGCCCCGGATCGGCCTCCGCAAAGTCCTCGATCCACTCCTGTAACTGGCCGTGTTCGCCGACCTGCATCGGCGGGAGGCGATCGAGCGCGGCCCGCAGATCGTCGTGGAAGGCGTCTTCGGCGTCGAGAATCTCCGCGGCGGCGATAGTGTGCTCGAAGAGGTCCCGAGTCAACTGCACGTCCATCGTCGGCGCGTAGGTGACCGTCGCTTCCTGACCGTCATCAGTCACATAGGCGTTCTCCGGCGAGTTCGAGGGAGCGGTCACCAGCCACTTCGCTTTCTCCCCTTCTTCCGCAGGGTGCTCGACGAGAAAATCGGCCACGAACGTTGCCGCCTCCCGCAGGATCGGGTACGCCATCTCGCGGAGGAATTCCTCATCTCGAGTGAAGGCGTAGTGGTCGAACACCAGCCGGGAGAGCCACGCCGCGCCCATCGGCCAGAGCCCCCAGTGAGCGCCGTCGACGGGCGCGGCGTTCCGCCAGAGATCCGAGTTGTGGTGGACGGTGAAGCCCGCACAGTCGTAGTGAGCCTCGGCGACGCGTCGGCCAGGCTCCCGCAGGTCATCGACGAAGTCGTACAGCGGGGCCGCACACTCCGCGAGGTTCGTCTGCAGGGCCGGCCAGTAGTTCATTTCGAGGTTGATATTTAGCGTGTAACCGCTGTTCCACGGCGGGTCGAACTCCTGGTTCCAGACCCCCTGGAGGTTGGGGGGTTCGGTCCCGGGTCGGGAACTCGCAATGAGGAGATACCGGCCGAACTGGGCGTACAGCGCCGTAAGGTGCGGGTCTACCTCGCCCGCGGCGACCCGATCGAGGCGCTCGTCGGTCGGCCGGTCGAGGGGCTCGCCCAGATCCAGTTCCACGCGATCGAAGAGCTCCCGGTGGTCGGCGACGTGAGTCGCTCGCAAGTCGTCGGAATGCTGGTCCGCCACCGCATCCAGCACCGCCTCGCATGCTTCGCCCGGATTCTCCGTTTCGTGGCCGGTGAACCCGGTCAGCACGATCGTTGCTGCGTCGGCATCTTCGACCGCGAGCCCGACGCCCGACCCATTTGGCGCGTCCGCACCGGTCACCCGCTTGACGGTACCGCCCTGTCCGCTCACGCTGGCGCGAGCCTCGAAGGATATCCCCTCGCCGCCAGCACCGCGGTCGTCGTCCGGTTCGTCGACGACTCGCCCCCGGAGTTGAAGCGTCCCGTCGCGAACGGCGTCCTTGGCGTCCCGCTCCCGGTCGAGCCCGACCGTCGCGTTGACGGCCCCGGGTTCCTCCGCCGTAAGCCGAATCACGATCGCATCGTCCGGAGCGGAAGCGAAGTACTCCCGGACGTGAGTTGTCCCCTCGTGGTCGTAGCGGACGCGCGCCACGCCGGCCGAGAGGTCGAGGTCGCGCCGGTAGTCGGTGACGGCGTCGTGGCCGACGTCGATCAAGAGGTCGCCAAACGTCTGGTAGGACCGCAAGCGGATGGGGTCGCCCATCAGTTTCTCGTCGGCGAGGGCCTGTGCGCGCTCGACCTCGCCGTCGAAGATGAGTCGGCGGACTTCCTCGACATGTTCCCGAGCGTCGGGATTGGTTCTATCCTCGTGGCCACCCGCCCAGAGCGTGTCGGCGTTGAACTGCACCCGTTCCGTGCCCGGGCGGCCGAAGACCATCGCGCCGAGGCGGCCGTTCCCGATCGGCAGCGCCTCGAGCCACGCCGACGCCGGTTCGTCGTACCACGTGGTGGTCCGCGGATCGAAGTCGAGAGTCATGGTTCGCCAAGCGTGAGAAATCACTTAAAACCGCATGGAGCGACGACACCGACAGGACTAATATTTCGCTTCGAGTGTCCCCATTCATGCAGTACGAAAACCCCATCATCCCGGGCTTTCACCCCGATCCGACGATCTGCCGGGTCGGAGAGACGTTCTACCTCGCGACCAGTTCCTTCGAGTACTTCCCCGGCGTCCCGTTGTACCGCAGCCAGAACCTGACCGACTGGGAACCGATCGGCCACGCGCTCACCCGCGACGACCAACTGCCCCTGGGGGGTGCCCGCTCCTCGATGGGGATTTTCGCACCGACGCTGCGCCATCACGACGGCACCTTCTATATGGTAACCACGAACGTCACCAACGGCGGCCACTTCTTCGTCACCGCCGACGACCCGGCCGGCGAGTGGTCAGACCCGACGTGGGTCGACGCGCCGGGGATCGACCCCGACCTCTTCTTCGACGACGGCACCTGCTATTTCACCTATCACGCCGACGACCCCGACGCACCCATCAAGCAGGCCGAACTCGACCTGGAGACGGGCGAACTCGGCGACCCCTACCCCGTCTGGGAGGGATTCCGCGACCCCTACGCCGAGGCCCCGCACGTCATCGAGCGCGACGGGACCTACTACCTGCTCGTCGCCGAGGGTGGCACCCACGCGGGTCACATGGTCGTCGCGGCGCGCGCCGACGACCCGGCCGGCCCATACGAGGGCTGTCCCGACAACCCGGTCCTCACCCACTGGGGACGCCCGCGTGACGAAATCCGCGCGACCGGCCACGCCGATCTCACCGTCGACACTGAGGGGCAGTGGTGGCTCGTCTTTCTGGGCATCCGCCAGCACAGCATGTGGCCGCGCTTTCACCACCTCGGCCGCGAGACCTTCCTCGCGCCCGTCTCCTGGGAGGACGGCTGGCCGGTCGTCAACGACGGCGAGCCGGTCTCCACCGAGATGGATGCCCCGCTCCCGGGCGAACCCCGCGAAGAAGCAACGTCGGTCGATCGTACTGACACGACCTTCGCCGACGGTCTCGGTGTCGAGTGGGAGTTCCGCCGCAACCCCGACCGCGATCGGTATGAAACTGGCCCGGACGGACTCGCCCTCCACGGCGGCCCGGAGACCCTGGACGAACCAGGGGCCACGTTCGTCGGTCGCCGACAGACCGCCTTCGACTGTTCCGCCGAAGCGACGCTCGCCTTCGATCCCGACGAGGACGAGGAGGCCGGCCTCGCCCTCGTGATGAACGAGGACCACCACTACCAGGTCGGCGTGACGCGCCGGGACGGCCGCCGGGAAGCCGTCGTGCGCCTCCGGATCGGCGACGCGACGGAAGTGGTTGGTCGCACTCCGGCCGGGACGACCGCCGACCTCGCCGTCGAGGCTGACACGCAGACGTATCGCTTCCTCGTGGACGGTGAAGAAGTGGCGACCGCATCGACGCGCTATCTCGCGACGGAGGTCGCGGACGGCTTCACCGGCGTCATGATCGGGCCGTACGCGACCGGCCGCGGGCGGACCTGCGAGTCGAATGCAGTGGTCGAGCGGTTCGTCTACGAATCCTGAGCGCCGGGAAACCGACCGTTTCGGTCGGTGCCGAACGCCGTCCGCCGACGTGATGGGTACTACTTTTTGCGTGGGTGAAAAGCGTATGCAGCATGGACCTCCCCGCGGAGTGGACGCACGGAACCGTCTCGGCGAACGGGATCGACCTCCAGTACTATCGAGTCGGGAGCGGGCCGTCGATTGTCCTCGTTCACGGGTTCGGAGACACCGGCAGACGATGGGTCCCGCTTGCCGACGAGCTCGCCGCGGAGTACGACGTGATAACGTACGATGCACGCGGCCACGGGCGGTCGGACGCGCCGGAGACAGGATACGGTATCTCGGACCGCGTGGCCGACTTGCGTGGACTGATCCATGAACTGGACGTCGAGCGGCCGATCCTTCTGGGCCATTCGATCGGTGGGGGAACAGTTGGCTGGCTGGCCGCAAGGCATCCCGATCTTCCGAAAGGAGCCATTCTCGTCGACCCGGACTGTTTCCACGACCTGCCGGAGAGAGACCCGGAGGAACTCTTCGAAGAATCACGACAGCGGTTACGGAACGGCCGCGAACGGACCGTCGAAGAGATCATCGAAGAACAGTATCCGGAGATGGACCCGACCCATGCCCGCCGTCTCGCTGCCGGGCATTTGGAAAGTGGTCTCGAAATCGCCGAACTCGCTCGCGAGGGATATCCCGCCCCACTCGCCGAGAAGCTCCCGGAGATTTCCTGCCAAACGCTGCTATTGCGGTCCGACAGAGATATCGAGGAACGGGTGGCCGACCTCGACGCCGCCGAAAACCTCCAGTCCGGTCGATTGCTCCACATCCCGGAGGCAGGCCACTACGTGATCCGTGACAGATTCGACGCCGCACTCACGGAGATCCGGACGTTCCTCCGACAGGTCGATCCGTAGCGGCCTCGTGGCATCGAATATCGAATCGACCGGGAGAACACGGACAAACAACGATCAGACGAACCGGAAGGTTTCGAGGTTCTTCGGCGCGAACGTCCGCATGTTGTACTCGTGGTAGAGCGCCGACGAGAGGTCCTGGACCGAGGATTCGTCGCCGTGGACACAGAGGACTTTCTCCGGACGGGGGTTCATCGTCTTCACGAAGTTCTCTAAGCCCTGGCGGTCGGCGTGGCCCGAGAAGCCGTCGACGGTCTCGACGTTCATCTCCAGAGAGAGGGTGTTGCCCCGGCCGCGACCGTTACCGTTGCCAAGCGGGATCTCGTCCCAGCCGTTCTGGATCCGCCGGCCGAGGGTCCCCTGGGCCTGGTAGCCGACGAAGGTGAGCGTCGAGTCCGGATCGGGGCCGAAGTGTTCGAGCCAGGACATGATCGGCCCGCCGGTGACCATCCCCGACGTCGAGAGGACGATCGCCGGTTCGCCGTCGGTGACCTCCTGGCGCTCCTCCTCGCCGCCGTCGATGTGGTTGAACTGGTCGGCGAGGAAGGGGTTCTCGTCCTCGTGGAAGATCCGATCCCGCAGGTCGTCCCGGAGATACTCGGGATAGGTCGTGTGGATGGCCGTCGCCTCCCACATCATCCCGTCGAGATGGACCGGCATCTCCGGAATGTCGCCCTCGCGCATCGCCTCTTCGAGGACGAGCATGAGCTCCTGGGAGCGCCCCACCGCGAAGGCGGGAATCAGGACCGAGCCGTCGCGCTCGTAGGTCTCCCGGATGATCTCCTTGAGCCTCTGTTCGGAGTCCGCCTGGTCGGTCTGGTAGTCGTTGCGACCGCCGTAGGTCGACTCCAGAACGAGCGTCTCGACGCGGGGGAACTCGTTGACTGCGCCGTTGAACAGCCGCGTGTCGTCGTAGTGGATGTCCCCCGAGAAGGCGACGTTGTACAGGCCGTCGCCGATGTGGAAGTGCGAGATCGCCGACCCAAGGATGTGGCCGGCGTTGTGCAACGTGAGCTTGATGTCCGGCGAGATGTCGGTCACGTCGCCGTACTCGATCGGGATGGTGTGTTTGATCGCCTCCCGGACCATCTCGGAGTCGTAGGGCGGGGCGCGGCCTTCCTTGGCTGCGACGTCGAGATAGTCGAGTGTGAGCAGCCCCATCAGGTCACGGGTCGGCTCTGTCGTGTAGATCGGGCCGTCGTAACCGTACTTGAACAGGAGCGGAATGAGCGCCGAGTGATCGAGGTGGGCGTGGGTGAGCACGACGGCGTCGATCGAACTCGCGCCGACGCCGAGGGCCTCGGGTACCTGCAGATAGGGATACTCGTCTTCCGCGCCCGGTTTGTCACCGGCGTCGATGAGAACCCGGGTTTCGGGCGTCGAAAGGATGAACGACGCGCGGCCGACTTCCCGACAGCAGCCAAGCGTCGTGATTCGAACCCACTCGTCGTCGGACATCTCCTCGCGGTGGATCTGGCGACCGACGCGTTCGAGGATGTCCCGGCGGTCGTCGCGTTCCTGTTTGAGGAAGTTCCGGACGTTGCTGACCGTCGAGGACTCGATCGGCGGGGTCCGGACGACCTCCGGCGTCCACCCAACTTTCTGGGTGATCTCCCGGAGCGTCGAGCCGTGGCGGCCGATTACCATCCCCGGCTTCTCGGCCTCGATGACCACCTCGCCAGTATCTTCGTGGAAATCCAGATCCGTGACGCTGGCCTCATCAGGGATGACCGACAGGACCTCGTCACGCGCCTCCCTGGGCGGGGAGAGCACGTCCGTGTCCGGGCGGACGGTGATCCGCTTGCGGAGTTTCGACGCAAGCCGACGAACGAGGTCGCCGTTCTCCGCGAAGGACTTGGGATCGCGCGTGTAAATGACCAGTTCCGGCCCCTCGTAGGTGACATCCGTGATCGAAATGTCGTTGGGTACTTCGCTAACAATCGTCTCTTTCGTATCCTCGAGTTGCTGATCTACGTTACTCATAGCTGCAAGATGCCCCCGTCGTCTCCCGAAGGCGGTCCCCGCTGCTCGAAACAGACGGGCGGAGACCAAGCCGGTGGGAACGACGACGACTGATTAGTAATGTCATGGTACGACAGTGATTCATCCACATCGGTCCGGTCCCGTAGTACTGTCGAGTGGAAGCCGGAAAACCGATATCCGTACCTGGCTATTCCCCTCGGTTAATAAAAAGCTTCGGAAACGTTGAGGGGTTTCGCCCCACGAAACACAGCCATGGAACTGACGCCGGCCCGGGTTGAATCCGAACGGACGTGGGTGGACGATCGAGCAACGGTCGTGGTACCACTGATCAATCGCCTCCGGGAGAATCTGGGAGAGGTCTTCGAGACGGCCGTCGACCCAGTGACGCCCGAGCAGTACCACGAGGCCGTAACAGCAGTCTTTGCCGTTGGCGATCGAGCGGTCAACGTCGCCGCACTGGTGGGTCTTCTGCGCGATCTCGACGTCGAGGGCGACTATCCGGGGTTCGTCGTCGACGAACTACTCGGCCGTGAACTCGCTGCCACGATCGCCGGCGAGCAGCCGCGTGCAAGCCTCGCGGAAGCAACCTTCCACTACGCGGATATCCGGACCCACGGCAGTGACGAGGACAACGCTGGGCTCGACGACCTCGACGCCGCGCTTGCGGCCGGATTCCAGACTCGCCTGCCCGGGTGGGAGTGGACCGCCACGGAGAGCCCGTTCGGTATCGATCCCGAGTGAGGGACGGTCGGGACAGGGAACGGCGGCGATCGGACCCGACGCGCTCTTGAGGGTCGATACTGAACTGTTGGACATGCGCGTCGAGCAGCTCGGAAACGGCGAGCCGGAACTGGCGATCGTGGCGGCGATCCACGGCGACGAACCCGGTGGCGTCGAGGCGATCGAGCGTCTACTCACGGACGGAACGAACGTCGAGCGACCGGTGAAGTTGATCGTCGCCAACGAGAAGGCCCTCGAAGCCGGCGAACGGTATCTCGACGCCGACCTCAACCGGGCCTTCGATGAGAACGTGCCAGAGGACGCCCACGAACGGGAGCTCGCGCGGCAACTCGCCGATGCAGTCCAGGGGTGTACAGTGCTGTCGCTGCACTCGACGCAGTCCTCTGCCAGACCCTTCGCGATCAGTCCTGGGCTCGACGACGCGACGCGGGCGATCGTCCCCCAGCTGTCGGTCGCCGCGCTGGTTCGGACGGGGCTCGATGTCGAGGGGCGGCTGTTCGCGACCGACGCGACCATCATCGAGGTCGAGACAGGATACCAGCGATCGGTCGAAGCCGCCGAGAACGCCTACCGGATCGCCCTGGAGTTCCTGACAGCGACCGGCGCGCTGCCCGGATACACCGTTTCGACTGACCTCTCAGTCTACGACCTCGGAGAACCCGTCGAGAAGCCGCCCGCAGACGAATACGAGGTATTCGCCGAGAACTTCACCCACGTCGACGCCGGCGAGACCTACGCGGCCGCCGACGGCGAGGGGCTCACCGCCCAAGAGGGATTCTATCCCGTTCTGTTCTCGGCCTACGGCTACGAGAACATCTTCGGCTACACCGGATCGTTCGCGGGGACGCTCCAAACGACCGAGGACGGAACCGCGACGCTGACCGCCGAGGATACGCGCTGAGGTGGGCGGATCGAACACGGCGGGTTTATGGCTTCCCTCACGCACGTAGAGGTATGAGCGGCGAGCAAGAGCTCGGCATCACCGAGAGCAAGGAACACGCGACCGGCGAGTGGTACGCCGAACTGGTCCAGAAGGCCGGCCTGGCCGACTACGCCCCCATGGGCGGGTTCATCGTCACCCGCCCCCGCGGGTACGCCATCTGGGAACGACTCCAGAACTACCTCGACGGCTGGTTCAAGGACACGGGCGTCCAGAACGCCTACTTCCCGCTTTTCATCCCCGAGAGCTACCTCGAGAAGGAGAAGGACATCGTCGAGGGGTTCGACCCCGAAGTCGCGTGGGTCACCCAGGGTGGCTACGAGGAACTCGAGGAGCGCCTCGCCGTCCGGCCCACCAGCGAGAGCATCATCACACCCTTCCTTGCCCAGTGGACCCGCTCCCATCGCGATCTCCCGATCCGCGTCAACCAGTGGTGTAGCGTCGTCCGGTGGGAAGCCACCGAGACCAAGCCGTTCTTCCGGACGAAGGAGTTCCTCTGGCAGGAGGGCCACACCGCCCATCACGACGAGGAAGACGCCGTCGAGGAGATGGAGACCCGCCTCGGGCAGTACGAACGCCTCTACGAGGACGTCCTGGCGATGCCGGTGCTTTCGGGGCGCAAGCCCGACCACGACAAGTTCCCCGGCGCGCACACGACGACGACCGTCGAGGCGCTGATGCCCGACGGCAAGTCAGTCCAGGGCGGGACCTCCCACTATCTCGGGACCTCCTTCGCGGAAGCCTACGACGTGACCTACGTCGACGAGGACGAGGAAGTGAAGACCGCCCACACGACCTCCTGGGGGCTGTCCTGGCGGGCGCTGGGCGCGCTGTTCATGACCCACAGCGACGACCAGGGACTCGTTCTGCCGCCGACGCTCGCCGAGACGCAGGTCGTCATCGTCCCGATCTGGGACGAGGACAGCAAGGACGACGTCCTCGCATACGCCGAGGACGTCGAGGCCGATCTCAAGGAAGCGGGCGTCCGGGTCGAACTCGACGACCGCGATCACCGCAATCCCGGGTTCAAGTACAACGAACACGAGCTCAACGGCGTCCCGCTCCGGATCGAGATCGGCTCCTACGAGGTCGAAGACGACGAACTCACGCTCGTCCATCGCCCCGACGGCGAGGAAATCACGGTTGATCGGGATGGCGTCGCCGAGACCGTCGAGGACCATCTGGACACAATCTTCGCGAAACTGTACGCCAGCGCCGAGGAGACCCTGGAAGGGGAAATCCGTGAGGCCGAATCGCGCGAGGAGATCCTCGGCACCATCGGCCAGCACGGCGGCTACGTCAAGTGTGGCTGGTGTGGCGACGAGGACTGCGAGGAGCCGATCAAGGACGCCATCGCCGCCGAGATCGTGATGGTTCCCAAAGATCGCGACGAGGAACCGATCCACGACGAGTGCGCCATCTGTGGCGACGAGGCCGAGGAGACCGCATACTTCGCCAAAACCTACTGAAGACCATCTTTTTCATCGTCGGGTGTCCTCGCGCCCATCGGGCGCTGCGGGCACCACTCCTCGAAAAACATGGGTGAAAAAGGCTGAAGCCTCACTCCGTTCGGCTTCAGTGAATCGCGCTCGCTGGCTCGCGGTTTCTTCTCGCGGGCGCGAAGCGCCCGCTCGAATGGTCCGCGGAACTTCGTTCCGCGCTATCACCGCTCGTCCTACCGAGGTCGCTTCGCGACCTCGCCACGCTCGCGCGAATGCTTGTCCGCATGTAGCTACTCATTCCACATCACAAAACAGGTTCACCAAAACGCGATATAATACAAGGAGTTTTCGCACCTGTGCTTTACTTTCCCGAACCGCTCAGTACAGAATGTAGCTGTAACGTTCTGGGAGTGTCTACTTCGTGTCTTTCTAACCATAAGAATTTTCGGTACATTCTGAATAGATTGGCACAATGGCCCCTACCCGCCGCCAAACAATTGGTCTGGTGTCTGCTGCAGCAGTTTCGGTCGTAGGAGGGTGCTCGGCTATAGGCGGTAACAACGAGAAGGCGAGGGAGAAGAGCTTGCTTCAACCGGGTGTGATCGGATACGCGAATCTCGACGACTCTCCACATACCCTCGACCTCGTCGTTTCGATTCAGGGGGAAGTCGAATATTGGGAAACGCTTGAACTAGCATCCGTCGAGCAAGCGGAATCAGAACACACGAATGGGACGCTCGGCATATCGTACCCAGCGAAACCTGTCGAGTACACTGTTCTCGCGCGGCTGGACGGAACAGAGACGGCCCAAACCACGTCTAGGGCAGGCATCCATTGGAGCCACCAACATACCGTCGAGAACCCGAACTGTACGAGAGTTCGCGTCTTGATCCAAACATCGGCTGAA is from Halorhabdus sp. BNX81 and encodes:
- a CDS encoding beta-CASP ribonuclease aCPSF1, with the translated sequence MSNVDQQLEDTKETIVSEVPNDISITDVTYEGPELVIYTRDPKSFAENGDLVRRLASKLRKRITVRPDTDVLSPPREARDEVLSVIPDEASVTDLDFHEDTGEVVIEAEKPGMVIGRHGSTLREITQKVGWTPEVVRTPPIESSTVSNVRNFLKQERDDRRDILERVGRQIHREEMSDDEWVRITTLGCCREVGRASFILSTPETRVLIDAGDKPGAEDEYPYLQVPEALGVGASSIDAVVLTHAHLDHSALIPLLFKYGYDGPIYTTEPTRDLMGLLTLDYLDVAAKEGRAPPYDSEMVREAIKHTIPIEYGDVTDISPDIKLTLHNAGHILGSAISHFHIGDGLYNVAFSGDIHYDDTRLFNGAVNEFPRVETLVLESTYGGRNDYQTDQADSEQRLKEIIRETYERDGSVLIPAFAVGRSQELMLVLEEAMREGDIPEMPVHLDGMMWEATAIHTTYPEYLRDDLRDRIFHEDENPFLADQFNHIDGGEEERQEVTDGEPAIVLSTSGMVTGGPIMSWLEHFGPDPDSTLTFVGYQAQGTLGRRIQNGWDEIPLGNGNGRGRGNTLSLEMNVETVDGFSGHADRQGLENFVKTMNPRPEKVLCVHGDESSVQDLSSALYHEYNMRTFAPKNLETFRFV
- a CDS encoding succinylglutamate desuccinylase/aspartoacylase family protein, giving the protein MRVEQLGNGEPELAIVAAIHGDEPGGVEAIERLLTDGTNVERPVKLIVANEKALEAGERYLDADLNRAFDENVPEDAHERELARQLADAVQGCTVLSLHSTQSSARPFAISPGLDDATRAIVPQLSVAALVRTGLDVEGRLFATDATIIEVETGYQRSVEAAENAYRIALEFLTATGALPGYTVSTDLSVYDLGEPVEKPPADEYEVFAENFTHVDAGETYAAADGEGLTAQEGFYPVLFSAYGYENIFGYTGSFAGTLQTTEDGTATLTAEDTR
- the proS gene encoding proline--tRNA ligase, whose protein sequence is MSGEQELGITESKEHATGEWYAELVQKAGLADYAPMGGFIVTRPRGYAIWERLQNYLDGWFKDTGVQNAYFPLFIPESYLEKEKDIVEGFDPEVAWVTQGGYEELEERLAVRPTSESIITPFLAQWTRSHRDLPIRVNQWCSVVRWEATETKPFFRTKEFLWQEGHTAHHDEEDAVEEMETRLGQYERLYEDVLAMPVLSGRKPDHDKFPGAHTTTTVEALMPDGKSVQGGTSHYLGTSFAEAYDVTYVDEDEEVKTAHTTSWGLSWRALGALFMTHSDDQGLVLPPTLAETQVVIVPIWDEDSKDDVLAYAEDVEADLKEAGVRVELDDRDHRNPGFKYNEHELNGVPLRIEIGSYEVEDDELTLVHRPDGEEITVDRDGVAETVEDHLDTIFAKLYASAEETLEGEIREAESREEILGTIGQHGGYVKCGWCGDEDCEEPIKDAIAAEIVMVPKDRDEEPIHDECAICGDEAEETAYFAKTY